AAATACCGTAATCCGGTAATCTCTAGCCTGGTCCCACAACCCTTCGACCAGTCTTGGCATCCGCTCCCACGCTGGCTCGCCCATCTCCCTGAAGACTTCAATTATGGCATATTGAGAGTTCCAGGAACCTGTCTTGCCGGCATCTTCAAGCAGATATTTTATGATGTTAGGCACTTCATACAAGTCACCCGGCGCAGCTGGGAGTAGCCGGTCCTCCCATGCACCGCTCTTGAGTGTCTTCACTGGGAGAAGCAGCCTCCATTCGCTGCCCAGGAGTAAAACATCCTCAAGACTATCATTAGCTATCCTCTCTACGTCATGATAGGAGACTCTGCCTTTTTCACACGCACAGGCTAGAACTTGTGCCAAGAGACCTGTAAGCTTACTATCGTTTAGGAATTTACTTAAGGCCTTTTCCAGGTTATTCATCTGATTCCAGCCTCGACAACCTTGCCTCTTCTCGGTTTTTTCTTCACCGTGTCAGGGATGATTATCCCGTTCTTGGTTCTGCTCTCTTCAACCTCTTCGGGTTCAACTGAGACCCGACCCTCAAAAGGCCTTAATCTCCCTTTTGAGCAATCTTCATTCCTAGCTTTTGATTCCCAGTAGTTTATCGATCCTTGCCTTGTCAAAGCCGACTATGGTATGGCTTCCGATCAAGACAACCGGCACACCCGTAATACCTCTGCGCTGCAACTCCCTGGCCCCATCCCGATCCCTCTCAACATTCACCTCTCGAAACCTGAAGCGTTTCTCCTTCAGGTACGCCTTTACCCTATTGCACCAGGGACACGAGGAGCCTGTGAAAACTATTATTCGCGGTTGACTGGAAACTGGCATGACTCACCTTGCTCCATTTTGTCTGTATTTGTCCGAACCACTCGGACCAACTCTACGAGTTGGGCCTCAGGAACAACACCGCAATACGATCCGCAGCCTTTCCATCCAAAAATCGCGTCACATGGGTCAGACTTCTCGACCGGTGCACCTCCACTCTCAGGTTTTTCAACCGGCAAGGGGGGTAGCCGATAAGGTCTCTCCCGGCGAGGATACGCATTCCCCCCGTGATCCGTCTTTGG
The genomic region above belongs to Deltaproteobacteria bacterium and contains:
- a CDS encoding glutaredoxin family protein, producing the protein MPVSSQPRIIVFTGSSCPWCNRVKAYLKEKRFRFREVNVERDRDGARELQRRGITGVPVVLIGSHTIVGFDKARIDKLLGIKS